A part of Halobacillus shinanisalinarum genomic DNA contains:
- a CDS encoding DUF1672 family protein — MKHKKKIMALTIGISLLIGGCGVSESNNDQNGDSNSAEETQKGSTYVSVQDYKGQGYDLNGGEETDKIAEAHREEVDKAVEEFFLNEYKTEVTVHNLIGAKDGATVFVESKGAPHFYTYAIIPIKNEQPLLDGVWSQEGQVEQAIQTGLYRIVNEEAFNQLDKYLENLVRNKPVVGKTEEAIENTGAVGLMTPYYYADVAGDSLKHLYEAYMDNPQITNEELQSVYQPDTVEPEKIFITIQLFMEKKQVQPDKKLFEEICKHIEEAADFPSGSYGIFLNDNKISKSSGKGSKDNTLEKGLVDPIIKK; from the coding sequence ATGAAACATAAGAAAAAAATAATGGCACTTACTATCGGAATATCGTTACTGATCGGAGGTTGTGGTGTGAGCGAATCAAATAATGACCAAAATGGTGACAGCAACTCAGCTGAAGAAACACAAAAAGGAAGTACATACGTAAGCGTCCAAGATTACAAAGGGCAAGGCTACGATCTTAATGGTGGTGAAGAGACAGATAAGATTGCCGAAGCTCATCGTGAAGAGGTTGACAAGGCTGTCGAAGAGTTCTTTCTAAACGAATATAAAACAGAGGTAACCGTTCATAACCTGATAGGCGCGAAAGACGGAGCTACTGTGTTCGTTGAATCCAAAGGCGCCCCTCATTTTTACACCTATGCCATTATTCCAATAAAGAATGAGCAACCCTTATTAGACGGAGTATGGTCCCAGGAAGGCCAGGTGGAACAAGCGATCCAAACAGGCCTTTATCGAATAGTTAATGAAGAGGCGTTTAACCAGTTAGACAAATACCTTGAAAACTTAGTACGAAATAAACCTGTCGTAGGTAAAACCGAGGAAGCAATAGAAAATACCGGGGCTGTCGGCCTTATGACTCCTTATTATTATGCAGACGTTGCCGGTGATTCCTTGAAGCATTTATATGAAGCTTATATGGATAATCCTCAAATCACAAACGAAGAACTTCAGAGTGTTTATCAACCGGATACCGTTGAGCCGGAAAAGATATTTATTACTATACAATTATTTATGGAAAAAAAACAAGTGCAGCCAGACAAAAAGTTATTTGAAGAGATTTGTAAACATATAGAAGAGGCGGCAGATTTCCCAAGTGGATCATATGGGATTTTCTTAAATGACAATAAGATATCTAAGTCGTCAGGTAAGGGAAGCAAAGATAACACGTTAGAAAAAGGATTAGTCGACCCAATAATCAAAAAATAG
- a CDS encoding SA1320 family protein: protein MGVSTSTSEDMIKPVTSDRDLVELSGYSAYLKHELRSTLTVNGKDFVVKDVNYDDPTGMDAITVQNIETKEYTIVYTGTGDKQDVITDAKLLGDIPPVQLEHAVDYYNEMDEKYGISSVSGNSLAGAYTNTVAIKNPDVKAVNLNPALLPEGMVDPNKTYDNITNYFSKYDVLTKTEVSLNLGDRIPGKHYEINNGVPEFSHLPTNHTGYKKTTGISSGGEGQFYTIGVKGQPGFGKIYMAADEHIVTSIWSGMPLYGGGQTERIDINPENLHLLATALEDRVIHKVSLVQDYLGNSTDIVEHEGNHFTTRVSQLQEIFKDAFEATIGDPLFNGIATSGYILQTHIDGLISLLHVAEEQCRFLNGILNSPPAELLEHIASTNVSVESLFGEARSYLYSLKDKVSELTSATGHIITDKIPELFEGGKELFIDAVVGELQAHYQIIDGNKDKVLHQLTEYQRQVHDIASAFESEDQGLGQAIEGKTGGIEGGVKVQPTNVYTIAESPYMLERMRMKDIHLDAAFGAFAGSTHGILFPIFNGLKWFLTIIENTLEILSSTVKGATKLLLHGSLPGTLISIFTDFDDKVKSSVASTLQPLDEVAANIEGIRKGVDSLMIRYPVLLTNLKPYVDNALFHDSGYQNVHLYNVAAMSIIEEMELLFTDIVHQLSDHKADAVVALRKVSESVLGNMNLLNQQVNRGTMS, encoded by the coding sequence ATGGGTGTATCAACATCTACATCAGAAGATATGATAAAACCTGTTACTAGTGATAGAGATTTAGTTGAATTATCAGGTTACAGTGCCTATTTAAAACATGAGTTGCGTAGTACCCTTACCGTTAATGGAAAAGATTTCGTTGTCAAAGATGTAAATTACGATGACCCCACGGGTATGGACGCTATAACCGTTCAAAACATAGAAACCAAAGAATATACCATCGTCTACACAGGAACTGGAGATAAACAAGATGTTATCACCGACGCCAAACTGCTCGGTGACATCCCTCCTGTCCAACTCGAACACGCCGTAGATTATTATAACGAGATGGATGAGAAATACGGGATTAGTTCCGTAAGTGGAAACTCATTAGCAGGGGCTTATACAAATACAGTGGCGATCAAAAATCCTGACGTAAAGGCAGTTAACTTAAACCCTGCCCTATTGCCTGAAGGGATGGTGGACCCTAACAAGACATACGACAACATCACCAATTATTTTAGCAAGTATGACGTCCTCACCAAGACAGAAGTATCTTTAAATCTAGGAGATCGAATTCCCGGCAAACACTACGAAATTAATAATGGCGTACCTGAGTTTTCACACCTTCCCACAAACCATACGGGCTATAAAAAAACAACAGGGATCTCAAGTGGAGGCGAGGGACAGTTTTACACAATTGGTGTTAAGGGCCAGCCTGGTTTCGGGAAAATTTATATGGCAGCAGACGAACACATTGTGACGAGTATTTGGTCGGGAATGCCTCTTTATGGCGGGGGACAGACTGAACGCATCGACATTAATCCAGAAAACCTTCATTTGCTGGCAACCGCTCTAGAAGACCGTGTGATCCATAAAGTAAGTTTAGTTCAAGACTACTTAGGTAACTCTACTGATATTGTGGAACATGAAGGAAATCATTTTACTACACGTGTCAGTCAACTGCAAGAAATATTTAAAGATGCTTTTGAAGCGACGATCGGCGATCCGTTATTTAACGGCATTGCAACATCAGGTTACATCCTCCAGACCCACATTGATGGACTTATTAGCCTACTGCACGTTGCGGAAGAACAGTGCAGATTCCTAAATGGCATCTTGAACTCTCCCCCAGCCGAACTGCTCGAGCATATAGCCTCCACGAATGTCAGCGTTGAAAGTTTGTTTGGCGAAGCCAGAAGTTATTTATACAGCCTAAAAGACAAAGTCAGTGAACTAACCAGTGCGACAGGACATATCATTACCGACAAAATCCCCGAATTGTTTGAAGGTGGAAAAGAGCTATTTATTGATGCCGTTGTTGGCGAATTGCAGGCTCATTATCAAATTATTGACGGGAATAAGGATAAGGTCCTGCATCAATTAACAGAATATCAAAGACAGGTTCACGACATCGCTTCAGCTTTTGAAAGCGAGGACCAAGGTCTAGGGCAGGCTATTGAGGGGAAAACGGGGGGAATTGAAGGGGGAGTCAAGGTCCAGCCAACGAATGTTTACACCATTGCGGAATCTCCATATATGTTAGAAAGAATGCGCATGAAGGATATCCACCTGGATGCAGCGTTTGGAGCTTTCGCTGGTTCAACCCATGGTATTTTATTTCCCATATTCAATGGATTGAAATGGTTTCTCACCATTATCGAAAATACATTAGAAATTTTATCTAGCACTGTTAAAGGAGCAACCAAATTGCTCCTCCATGGAAGTTTGCCTGGGACTTTGATTAGCATTTTTACCGACTTTGATGATAAAGTGAAAAGCAGTGTCGCAAGCACATTGCAGCCACTTGACGAAGTTGCCGCCAACATTGAGGGAATCAGAAAAGGCGTTGACAGTCTCATGATCCGTTACCCCGTATTATTAACGAATTTAAAGCCTTACGTAGACAATGCTCTCTTCCATGACTCAGGGTATCAGAATGTGCACCTTTATAATGTTGCAGCCATGTCTATTATCGAAGAAATGGAATTGCTTTTCACAGACATTGTCCACCAATTATCCGATCATAAAGCAGATGCTGTTGTTGCCCTAAGAAAAGTATCTGAGAGTGTGTTAGGGAATATGAATCTACTAAATCAGCAAGTCAACCGCGGAACGATGAGCTAA
- a CDS encoding BCCT family transporter → MSNRYWISLRERVNWPVFILSGGLLLLFVLLSIFKVDMVKNYVDIGFELSIRYFGVYWQFLLLATFIVGAVIAFSKYGQVKLGNPSKQPEMSLFKFIAIVVTSGLGAGGVFWAAAEPMYYFMEVPPMYTGITAGTKEAVAPALAQSYMSWGFTAWAVYGAISTIVIMYTHHHKGMPLKPRTLLYPIFGEKIRNSIWGTLADVFCIIGAAAGTIGPIGFLGLQVSYGVNAVFGWPDTFSTQVVIILALITVVLISTLTGIEKGIQWLSKVNIVMAVIIAFFLLLFGPGGFIIDSFLSSFGMYTSEFISVSTFRADQEWLGSWMLFFFGWFIGFGPLVSLLVARIAGGRKIREVFLVVAIIAPLAANFWFTILGGTGIFQELRNAGSISAPLMEGGLPAAIIAIAEKMPLGSIMPFVFLILTMLFVVTTVDSMAYSISMSVTGAGNPPKVIRVFWAVIMAVIATILIKIGGGGIGALQSFVVIAAVPVSILMLPLLWHAPRIAKQLAKEQGIIAGKSENKR, encoded by the coding sequence ATGTCAAATCGTTATTGGATTTCTTTAAGGGAAAGAGTGAATTGGCCCGTTTTTATTTTAAGTGGCGGTCTTCTGCTTCTCTTCGTTTTACTTTCAATCTTTAAGGTAGATATGGTGAAAAATTATGTGGATATAGGTTTTGAATTATCGATTCGTTATTTTGGAGTTTATTGGCAATTTCTTTTGTTAGCGACGTTTATTGTAGGGGCTGTGATCGCTTTCTCAAAATATGGACAAGTAAAGCTTGGTAACCCGAGTAAACAGCCGGAGATGAGCCTTTTCAAATTTATTGCTATTGTCGTTACTTCAGGACTCGGAGCTGGCGGAGTTTTCTGGGCTGCCGCCGAGCCGATGTATTATTTCATGGAAGTTCCACCTATGTACACAGGGATTACGGCTGGGACGAAAGAGGCGGTGGCGCCGGCACTTGCTCAAAGTTATATGTCATGGGGGTTTACGGCTTGGGCAGTTTATGGTGCTATCAGCACAATTGTGATTATGTATACCCATCATCATAAGGGCATGCCCCTGAAGCCGAGAACACTTTTGTACCCTATTTTTGGCGAAAAAATTCGTAATAGTATTTGGGGAACACTGGCTGATGTTTTTTGTATTATTGGAGCGGCTGCTGGAACGATCGGCCCCATCGGGTTCCTTGGCTTACAAGTGAGTTATGGGGTCAACGCTGTGTTTGGATGGCCTGACACGTTTAGTACGCAGGTTGTCATCATTTTAGCACTCATCACGGTTGTTTTAATTTCTACATTAACTGGTATTGAGAAGGGGATTCAATGGTTAAGTAAAGTAAACATTGTTATGGCAGTTATCATTGCTTTCTTCTTATTATTATTTGGCCCTGGTGGGTTTATCATTGATTCCTTCCTTTCATCCTTTGGGATGTATACCAGCGAATTTATATCGGTTAGTACATTTCGCGCAGATCAGGAGTGGTTAGGAAGTTGGATGCTCTTTTTCTTCGGCTGGTTCATAGGTTTTGGCCCGTTAGTTTCTCTGCTTGTCGCGAGAATCGCTGGGGGACGAAAGATTAGAGAGGTCTTCCTTGTGGTGGCTATTATCGCACCTTTAGCAGCCAATTTTTGGTTTACCATTCTAGGCGGGACAGGAATTTTCCAGGAGTTGAGGAATGCAGGTTCCATCAGTGCTCCTTTAATGGAAGGTGGGCTGCCTGCGGCGATCATCGCCATCGCAGAAAAGATGCCATTAGGCTCCATTATGCCGTTTGTCTTTCTGATTTTAACTATGCTCTTTGTCGTCACTACTGTTGATTCAATGGCCTATTCAATTTCGATGAGTGTGACAGGGGCAGGGAACCCGCCGAAAGTGATTCGTGTGTTCTGGGCAGTGATTATGGCTGTGATTGCTACGATTTTAATTAAAATTGGTGGGGGAGGAATCGGGGCATTGCAATCATTTGTTGTGATTGCTGCTGTTCCCGTCTCCATTTTAATGCTCCCGTTGCTGTGGCATGCGCCCCGGATCGCGAAACAATTAGCTAAAGAACAAGGAATAATAGCAGGAAAATCTGAGAATAAAAGATAA
- a CDS encoding coiled-coil domain-containing protein, which yields MSMFLMMLGLAGVVVMIVVLLFGLIMKNGKLKRNAIILTIFVVSFFVGITTSPPPTHEETLRASTIYKEKEKMKEEVKKIEVEFEQVKDEISDSQKELTKIKDEIEVEKDNLNSKKEEFVEVTSYIDKKDALLKEIEKLGKEVDSANDKIGSKDSEIKSKESELITLKDKIKTEENELTALEDKIQTKESELENIGNVINKKKTEPISLIAGQYTVGPDIPVGRYQVTNVGRGTNFFVYDSDGYAIVNTILGNDHGSGDYVFFTEEGNVIETHGKIKLIPVD from the coding sequence ATGTCCATGTTTCTAATGATGTTAGGGCTTGCAGGTGTTGTCGTAATGATTGTAGTGTTACTATTTGGACTCATTATGAAAAACGGTAAACTTAAACGAAATGCCATAATCTTAACTATTTTCGTTGTTAGTTTCTTTGTAGGTATAACCACTTCCCCACCCCCTACTCATGAGGAGACTTTAAGGGCATCTACGATTTACAAAGAAAAGGAGAAAATGAAAGAAGAAGTTAAGAAAATTGAAGTTGAATTTGAGCAAGTGAAAGATGAAATTAGTGACTCTCAAAAGGAATTAACGAAAATAAAAGATGAGATTGAAGTTGAGAAGGATAACCTAAACAGTAAAAAAGAGGAATTTGTCGAAGTCACATCTTATATAGACAAAAAGGACGCACTCCTAAAAGAGATTGAAAAACTGGGGAAGGAGGTCGATTCAGCAAATGATAAAATCGGTAGTAAAGATAGTGAAATTAAGTCTAAAGAAAGTGAGTTAATTACCCTTAAAGATAAAATTAAAACGGAAGAAAATGAGTTAACTGCACTCGAAGACAAAATTCAAACTAAAGAAAGCGAATTAGAAAACATCGGGAATGTAATTAATAAAAAGAAAACTGAACCAATTTCGCTCATTGCCGGTCAGTACACGGTAGGCCCCGATATACCAGTGGGACGGTATCAAGTAACCAATGTTGGCCGCGGAACCAACTTCTTCGTATATGATTCCGATGGTTATGCAATCGTTAATACAATATTAGGGAACGATCACGGTAGTGGGGATTATGTATTTTTTACTGAAGAAGGAAATGTCATAGAGACGCACGGAAAAATAAAGTTAATTCCAGTTGATTAA
- a CDS encoding galactitol-1-phosphate 5-dehydrogenase, translating to MRALNLYDEQDIRFEESPEPIIEQTDDVIVKVKAVGICGSDISRYKKLGPYVEGMTFGHEFAGEVTEVGADVEGIKVGDRVAGCPTYYCGECLSCQKGELSRCEKLTVIGARHPGAYAEYVKLPAEHIVPLPDNVDYDTAALVEPSSVVAHGFYRTSIQPGAEVAIMGCGSIGLLAVQWAKIFGAKKVYAIDIDDTKLEVAKQVGADVLINSLDKPAHEQILEQTKDIGVDLAVESAGSPITSAQVFAVPKKGGEVVFMGIPYSDINIERFYFEKIVRNELKVLGSWNAISAPFPGKEWRSSIHYMSTGQINVKPMISHQLDLKDGPETFDHLINRRGSYVKVLFYPEKG from the coding sequence ATGAGAGCCCTTAATCTTTATGACGAACAAGATATACGTTTTGAAGAATCGCCAGAACCGATCATTGAACAAACAGATGACGTTATCGTCAAAGTAAAAGCGGTTGGGATTTGTGGTTCAGATATATCTAGATACAAAAAGCTAGGCCCCTATGTAGAAGGGATGACATTTGGCCACGAATTTGCAGGAGAAGTTACTGAAGTTGGCGCGGATGTTGAAGGCATTAAGGTCGGTGATCGCGTGGCAGGCTGCCCAACTTACTATTGTGGTGAATGTCTAAGCTGTCAAAAAGGTGAGTTATCACGCTGTGAAAAACTAACCGTAATAGGAGCTCGTCATCCCGGCGCCTATGCCGAATATGTAAAACTGCCAGCAGAGCATATCGTCCCACTTCCAGACAATGTAGATTACGATACAGCAGCATTGGTGGAACCATCTTCTGTTGTAGCCCACGGTTTTTACCGTACAAGTATTCAGCCAGGGGCAGAAGTAGCGATTATGGGATGTGGAAGTATCGGGTTACTAGCCGTCCAATGGGCAAAAATTTTCGGCGCAAAAAAAGTGTATGCTATAGATATTGACGATACAAAGCTCGAAGTGGCCAAGCAAGTGGGGGCTGATGTATTAATAAATTCGCTAGATAAACCAGCACATGAGCAGATTCTTGAACAAACAAAAGATATCGGGGTTGATTTAGCAGTAGAATCAGCAGGATCTCCCATTACTTCTGCCCAAGTATTTGCTGTTCCTAAAAAAGGCGGGGAAGTCGTCTTCATGGGGATCCCTTACTCTGATATTAATATTGAACGTTTTTATTTTGAAAAAATTGTACGGAATGAGTTAAAAGTATTGGGGTCGTGGAATGCAATTTCGGCTCCTTTTCCAGGGAAAGAGTGGCGATCTTCGATTCACTATATGAGTACGGGTCAGATTAACGTTAAACCGATGATTTCTCATCAGTTGGACTTGAAAGACGGACCTGAAACGTTTGATCATTTGATTAATAGAAGGGGTTCTTATGTGAAGGTGTTGTTTTATCCTGAGAAAGGGTAA
- a CDS encoding zinc-binding dehydrogenase, with product MKALVKTELGFGHLEIQDKEEPQVGKDQVKIEVIYAGICGSDIHTYEGHYKVGVPVTLGHEFSGKVVEVGEGVTEFKAGDRVTSETTFYICGECEYCKAGDYNLCNHRKGLGTQQDGGFAKYLIARKYSVHHLPDHVDDQSAAMTEPLACTHHAVMKTEINEGDIVVVIGPGPIGLFTAQVAKSQGAKVLITGLTNDKVRLDKARELGIDYAVDTQEKDINELVNSLTNGYGADVVFECSGAAPAAKQGLDLLRKKGQYGQVGIFAQPEVSFDLEKIIQKEIRVVGSRSQKSADWEPSLELMNNGSVNAKAMVTHQFDITQWEEAYQAIKSGKAIKVLLTPVD from the coding sequence ATGAAAGCACTAGTAAAAACAGAACTCGGATTTGGACATTTAGAAATTCAGGATAAAGAAGAACCACAAGTCGGTAAAGATCAAGTGAAAATTGAAGTGATCTATGCAGGAATCTGTGGGTCTGATATTCATACCTATGAAGGGCATTACAAAGTTGGCGTCCCCGTGACATTAGGGCACGAATTTTCCGGAAAAGTTGTTGAAGTTGGCGAAGGGGTAACAGAATTTAAGGCTGGCGACCGCGTGACTTCAGAAACGACATTCTATATTTGCGGTGAATGTGAATATTGTAAGGCCGGTGATTACAACCTCTGTAACCATAGAAAAGGACTGGGCACCCAGCAAGATGGCGGCTTTGCAAAGTATTTAATTGCCCGTAAATACAGTGTCCATCACCTTCCTGATCATGTAGATGACCAATCCGCAGCCATGACAGAACCGTTGGCATGTACACATCACGCCGTTATGAAAACGGAGATCAATGAGGGAGACATTGTCGTTGTCATTGGCCCTGGACCGATTGGTTTGTTTACGGCCCAGGTTGCTAAAAGCCAAGGGGCTAAAGTTCTGATCACAGGATTAACGAACGATAAGGTCCGTTTAGATAAAGCGAGAGAATTAGGAATCGACTATGCAGTGGATACGCAAGAAAAGGATATTAATGAACTGGTGAACAGCCTGACAAATGGCTATGGGGCAGATGTTGTTTTTGAATGCTCGGGCGCAGCCCCTGCCGCCAAACAAGGACTTGATCTGTTACGTAAAAAAGGGCAATACGGCCAGGTGGGAATTTTTGCTCAACCAGAAGTTTCCTTCGATCTTGAAAAAATCATTCAAAAAGAAATCCGCGTTGTAGGGAGCAGAAGTCAAAAGTCAGCGGACTGGGAACCCTCTCTTGAATTAATGAATAACGGAAGTGTCAACGCCAAAGCGATGGTGACACATCAATTTGATATTACCCAATGGGAAGAAGCATATCAGGCCATTAAAAGTGGGAAAGCGATCAAAGTATTATTAACTCCTGTTGATTAA
- a CDS encoding galactitol-specific PTS transporter subunit IIC — MQGFVDIIQGFLDLGATVILPVAIFLLGLLFGQKPGKAFRSGLTIGVAFVGIFLVVDLLVNNLGPAAQGMVDRLGVELNVIDVGWPATSSIAWASVVAAFIIPLGLAVNVIMLVTKTTKTMNVDIWNYWHYTFMAALVYAISGSIIQGLIAAVLFQIVCLKVADWTAPMVSEFYELPGVSIATGSTISYAPGIFLVKLLQKIPGVRNWNADPDTIQKRFGIFGESIFIGLFLGAAIGVLAGYNAGEVIEIGMAMAAVMVLMPRMVKILMEGLMPVSESAREWLSKRFGDREIYIGLDAAVALGHPAVISTALILVPITVVLAVILPGNSLLPFGDLATIPFIVAFIVGGARGNIVHSVIVGTIMIALSLYMATDVAPVFTEMAINTDFNMPEGSAKISSIDQGGNLVNWIIFKLFSLFN; from the coding sequence ATGCAAGGGTTTGTTGATATTATACAAGGCTTTTTAGATTTAGGAGCAACAGTAATCCTGCCGGTTGCCATCTTCTTATTAGGTTTACTATTTGGTCAGAAACCAGGTAAAGCCTTTCGCTCCGGTTTAACGATCGGTGTGGCTTTCGTTGGTATTTTCTTAGTTGTAGATTTACTTGTTAATAATTTGGGGCCTGCAGCCCAAGGGATGGTTGATAGATTAGGAGTAGAATTAAACGTTATTGATGTAGGTTGGCCGGCGACATCGTCCATTGCCTGGGCATCAGTGGTCGCAGCTTTTATCATTCCGCTTGGTTTAGCTGTAAACGTTATCATGCTCGTTACGAAGACGACGAAAACCATGAACGTGGACATTTGGAACTATTGGCACTATACATTTATGGCTGCCTTGGTATACGCGATTTCAGGGAGCATCATCCAAGGTCTCATCGCTGCAGTACTATTCCAGATTGTCTGTCTTAAAGTCGCTGACTGGACAGCACCTATGGTTAGCGAATTCTATGAATTACCTGGGGTCTCCATCGCAACGGGCAGTACCATTTCCTATGCCCCAGGGATCTTCCTCGTAAAGTTACTGCAAAAAATCCCTGGAGTTAGAAATTGGAATGCTGATCCTGATACGATTCAAAAACGATTTGGCATTTTTGGTGAATCGATTTTCATAGGGCTGTTTTTGGGAGCGGCTATCGGGGTCCTTGCAGGTTACAATGCTGGGGAAGTGATCGAAATTGGTATGGCCATGGCTGCGGTTATGGTATTGATGCCGCGTATGGTAAAGATTCTTATGGAAGGGTTAATGCCTGTATCCGAATCAGCCCGAGAATGGTTATCCAAGCGATTTGGTGATCGAGAAATTTATATCGGACTTGATGCAGCTGTCGCCCTCGGGCATCCCGCGGTCATTTCCACAGCCCTGATTCTCGTTCCGATTACAGTTGTTTTAGCCGTCATTTTACCAGGGAACTCCCTACTGCCGTTTGGTGACTTGGCTACAATTCCGTTTATTGTAGCCTTTATTGTCGGCGGTGCCAGAGGGAATATTGTTCATTCCGTTATTGTAGGGACAATTATGATTGCGTTGTCGCTCTATATGGCAACAGATGTGGCACCAGTTTTCACAGAGATGGCGATCAATACTGACTTTAATATGCCGGAAGGGTCAGCCAAAATTTCAAGTATTGACCAGGGTGGTAACTTAGTCAACTGGATTATCTTTAAGTTATTTAGCCTATTTAATTAA
- a CDS encoding PTS sugar transporter subunit IIB: protein MEKKQVLVACGAGIATSTVVNGAIEEMAKEHNLKVDLVQIKIAEVDSYVDTADLLVTTAMTKKEYPFPVINARSFLTGIGTEDTKKQILEELQK from the coding sequence ATGGAGAAGAAACAAGTATTGGTCGCGTGTGGAGCAGGGATTGCAACATCTACGGTGGTTAACGGGGCTATTGAAGAAATGGCAAAAGAACATAACCTTAAGGTTGATTTAGTTCAAATTAAAATTGCTGAAGTAGACAGCTATGTAGATACCGCAGATTTACTCGTAACAACTGCGATGACGAAGAAAGAATATCCATTCCCAGTTATTAATGCACGTTCATTCCTAACCGGTATTGGAACAGAAGATACGAAAAAGCAAATATTAGAGGAGCTGCAGAAATAA
- a CDS encoding PTS sugar transporter subunit IIA, whose product MRDVYLDESVILLDVEGVAKEEILTVMGRNLVDKGLVKESFIQAIIAREGEFATGLPTAGISVAIPHTDVEHVNRKTISVGVLKKAVDFGVMGDESEITPVKLVFMLAMDEAHSQLSLLQQLMQIFQSEETLKYLVSEKDKTSIKHLLEEKLDFMACKGDE is encoded by the coding sequence ATGAGAGATGTCTATTTGGATGAATCTGTCATTCTACTCGATGTAGAAGGTGTCGCGAAAGAAGAAATTTTAACAGTAATGGGCCGAAATCTAGTGGATAAGGGGCTTGTTAAGGAAAGCTTTATCCAAGCTATTATTGCACGAGAAGGGGAATTTGCCACAGGTTTACCAACAGCCGGTATTTCTGTAGCCATTCCACACACTGATGTAGAGCACGTAAACAGAAAAACCATCAGCGTAGGAGTTTTAAAAAAAGCTGTTGATTTCGGGGTGATGGGGGATGAAAGTGAGATCACACCTGTGAAACTAGTATTTATGCTGGCCATGGATGAAGCTCATTCCCAACTATCCCTGTTACAACAGTTAATGCAAATCTTCCAAAGTGAAGAGACTTTGAAGTATTTAGTAAGTGAAAAAGATAAAACCAGCATTAAACATCTACTAGAAGAAAAATTAGACTTTATGGCATGTAAAGGAGATGAGTAA